The Lycium ferocissimum isolate CSIRO_LF1 chromosome 10, AGI_CSIRO_Lferr_CH_V1, whole genome shotgun sequence genome window below encodes:
- the LOC132034041 gene encoding small ribosomal subunit protein uS8z/uS8w isoform X1: MVRVSVLNDALKSMYNAEKRGKRQVMIRPSSKVIIKFLIVMQKHGYIGEFEYVDDHRSGKIVVELNGRLNKCGVISPRFDVGVKEIEGWTARLLPSRQLYCGFEAPYVVYCQAIEIIDLVCSHRWSRSLIWVHCADYLCWDHGP, translated from the exons ATGGTCAGAGTTAGCGTGCTGAATGATGCTCTCAAGAGCATGTACAATGCTGAAAAGAGGGGAAAGCGTCAGGTCATGATTAGACCTTCCTCAAAAGTCATCATCAAGTTCCTCATTGTCATGCAGAAGCATG GTTACATTGGAGAATTTGAGTACGTTGATGATCATAGGTCAGGAAAGATTGTTGTTGAACTGAACGGAAGGCTAAACAAGTGCGGTGTTATTAGTCCTCGCTTCGATGTTGGAGTTAAGGAGATTGAAGGATGGACTGCTAGATTGCTCCCTTCCCGACAG TTGTATTGTGGATTTGAAGCTCCATATGTAGTTTATTGCCAAGCAATTGAGATTATAGATTTGGTCTGCTCTCACAGATGGAGCAGAAGTCTTA TTTGGGTACATTGTGCTGACTACCTCTGCTGGGATCATGGACCATGA
- the LOC132034041 gene encoding small ribosomal subunit protein uS8z/uS8w isoform X2: MVRVSVLNDALKSMYNAEKRGKRQVMIRPSSKVIIKFLIVMQKHGYIGEFEYVDDHRSGKIVVELNGRLNKCGVISPRFDVGVKEIEGWTARLLPSRQFGYIVLTTSAGIMDHEEARRKNVGGKVLGFFY; the protein is encoded by the exons ATGGTCAGAGTTAGCGTGCTGAATGATGCTCTCAAGAGCATGTACAATGCTGAAAAGAGGGGAAAGCGTCAGGTCATGATTAGACCTTCCTCAAAAGTCATCATCAAGTTCCTCATTGTCATGCAGAAGCATG GTTACATTGGAGAATTTGAGTACGTTGATGATCATAGGTCAGGAAAGATTGTTGTTGAACTGAACGGAAGGCTAAACAAGTGCGGTGTTATTAGTCCTCGCTTCGATGTTGGAGTTAAGGAGATTGAAGGATGGACTGCTAGATTGCTCCCTTCCCGACAG TTTGGGTACATTGTGCTGACTACCTCTGCTGGGATCATGGACCATGAGGAGGCTCGGAGAAAGAATGTTGGTGGAAAAGTTCTTGGTTTCTTTTATTGA
- the LOC132034952 gene encoding protein neprosin-like yields MTSKGEFFQMAVRLKAICFIILVWNIIVLDVIEGFGSSGRANSIAEISIAKALEKQRLRALQPQKKESLGFKPEEYWLNKKGCPIGTVPIRRMTKKQQQRAKYASLSLANESLPGSIKDFAGISIVPPPQIGRFLGASATMTLYNPHVNGPGQYSAASIYLERGVERTQAGWIVDNGQITGCYNTICPGYVHTSGEVPIDYAFPKVSFPMFDNYEVGIRIYLDEDYWLQLWFETDVGFWPFNIFKELKNAANIAGYGWEVFTPAGEMVSPQMGNGQFLAGLQRSTCHMRQVVYEGDVQEFPPDPSIVTTHQSRCYYEGSENNALDDYWVYNFIFGGEGNCTVPPI; encoded by the exons ATGACAAGTAAAGGTGAATTTTTTCAAATGGCAGTGAGACTAAAAGCTATTTGCTTCATAATTTTAGTttggaacatcattgttcttgaTGTGATTGAAGGATTCGGGTCTAGTGGAAGAGCAAACTCTATAGCTGAG ATCAGCATTGCAAAGGCGCTAGAAAAACAAAGGTTGAGAGCATTGCAACCCCAAAAGAAAGAATCTCTTGGTTTTAAGCCAGAAGAGTATTGGTTGAATAAAAAAGGTTGCCCAATTGGAACTGTCCCTATCCGAAGAATGACAaagaaacaacaacaaagagCCAAATATGCCTCCCTAAGCTTGGCAAACGAATCCCTCCCTGGCAGTATTAAAGAT TTTGCAGGAATAAGCATTGTGCCACCTCCCCAAATAGGAAGATTCTTAGGTGCCTCCGCTACCATGACTTTGTATAATCCACACGTAAATGGACCTGGTCAATACAGTGCTGCTTCCATATATCTTGAAAGAGGAGTCGAAAGGACACAAGCCGGGTGGATT GTGGATAACGGCCAGATAACAGGATGTTATAACACTATATGTCCAGGATATGTTCATACAAGCGGCGAAGTACCAATAGATTATGCTTTCCCAAAGGTCTCCTTTCCAATGTTCGACAACTACGAAGTGGGAATTAGGATCTATCTGGATGAAG ATTACTGGCTTCAACTATGGTTTGAAACGGATGTTGGATTTTGGCCTTTCAACATTTTCAAGGAACTGAAAAATGCTGCAAATATTGCGGGATATGGATGGGAAGTGTTCACACCAGCAGGTGAAATGGTAAGCCCTCAAATGGGAAATGGTCAATTCTTGGCTGGCCTTCAACGCTCTACTTGTCATATGCGTCAAGTTGTGTATGAAGGAGATGTTCAAGAATTTCCACCTGACCCTTCTATAGTCACAACTCATCAGTCTAGGTGTTACTATGAAGGAAGTGAGAATAATGCCTTGGATGATTACTGGGTTTATAATTTCATTTTTGGAGGTGAAGGTAATTGCACTGTTCCTCCAATATAA